In the genome of Sporolituus thermophilus DSM 23256, one region contains:
- a CDS encoding alanine/glycine:cation symporter family protein: MDWLKLLDEIDSFVWGPPLLILLVGTGILLTIRLRLLQVVRLPLALRLIFSAKNDGDGDVNSFGALCTALAATVGTGNIIGVATAIYGGGPGALFWMWVAAFFGMATKYAEGLLAVKFRSVDANGEIAGGPMHYIEKGLGMRYRPLAVLFAASGVLVAFFGIGTFPQVNAIVDSVQLAFGVPVPITAGIITLLVALITLGGLQSIANVSTKIVPFMAVFYVATCIGVLAVFADRLPEAMQLVITNAFTGTAATGGFLGATVMMAIRSGVARGVFSNESGLGSAPIAAAAAKTKWPAEQGLISMTGTFIDTIIICTMTGLVLIVTGAWNGGLKGAALTQQAFAAAFPVAGPYVLTVGLVLFAFTTILGWNYYGERCCEYLFGVKGIKPYRWTFIALVAAGAFIKLEAIWLIADIVNGLMALPNLVALLGLSGVVVSETERYLAHLRAEEEEETEAMPSSEAAN; the protein is encoded by the coding sequence ATGGATTGGCTAAAATTACTGGATGAAATTGATAGTTTTGTGTGGGGGCCGCCGCTGCTTATCTTGCTTGTCGGCACCGGCATACTGCTGACCATTCGGTTGCGGCTTTTGCAGGTTGTGCGGCTGCCTTTGGCGCTCAGGCTCATTTTTTCCGCCAAAAACGACGGCGACGGTGATGTCAACAGCTTCGGCGCCTTGTGTACCGCTTTGGCGGCTACGGTCGGCACCGGGAACATTATCGGCGTGGCGACGGCCATTTATGGCGGCGGACCGGGAGCGCTCTTTTGGATGTGGGTGGCCGCCTTTTTTGGCATGGCCACCAAATATGCCGAGGGGCTGCTGGCCGTGAAGTTCCGGTCCGTCGATGCCAACGGGGAAATCGCCGGCGGTCCGATGCACTACATCGAGAAGGGGCTTGGCATGCGCTACCGTCCCCTTGCCGTGCTGTTCGCGGCCAGCGGCGTTTTGGTCGCCTTCTTTGGCATCGGCACTTTTCCCCAGGTCAATGCCATCGTTGACAGCGTACAACTGGCTTTCGGCGTGCCTGTGCCCATTACGGCCGGGATTATTACCTTGCTGGTGGCCCTTATTACCTTAGGCGGTCTGCAAAGCATCGCCAATGTTTCCACCAAAATCGTACCGTTTATGGCCGTGTTCTATGTAGCGACGTGTATAGGCGTGCTGGCCGTGTTTGCCGACCGGCTGCCGGAAGCCATGCAGCTGGTAATTACCAACGCCTTTACCGGCACGGCGGCAACCGGCGGCTTTCTCGGCGCCACGGTCATGATGGCCATTAGGAGCGGCGTGGCCCGCGGCGTGTTCTCCAACGAGTCGGGCCTGGGCAGCGCCCCGATTGCCGCCGCGGCGGCCAAGACCAAGTGGCCGGCGGAACAAGGGCTTATTTCCATGACCGGTACTTTCATCGATACCATTATTATTTGTACTATGACCGGGCTGGTCCTGATTGTCACCGGCGCCTGGAACGGCGGCCTCAAGGGCGCCGCGTTGACGCAGCAGGCATTTGCCGCCGCCTTCCCGGTGGCCGGTCCTTATGTTCTCACCGTGGGCCTGGTGCTGTTTGCCTTTACGACTATTCTCGGCTGGAACTATTATGGCGAACGTTGCTGCGAGTATCTGTTCGGCGTTAAGGGTATTAAGCCATACCGCTGGACATTCATTGCCCTGGTGGCGGCCGGCGCGTTTATTAAACTCGAGGCCATCTGGCTTATTGCCGACATTGTCAATGGGCTAATGGCGCTGCCAAACCTGGTCGCCCTGCTGGGCTTGTCCGGTGTTGTCGTCAGCGAGACCGAGCGGTATCTGGCGCACCTGCGGGCCGAGGAGGAAGAAGAGACCGAGGCAATGCCTTCGTCGGAAGCGGCCAACTAA
- a CDS encoding 7-carboxy-7-deazaguanine synthase QueE yields MSAVVYPVIEIFESIQGEGTHMGMPAAFIRLAGCNLRCKWCDTANAFDLKNATYLAPSHIVAKIKQKLVVITGGEPTLHDLKPLVAALHERGKYVAVETNGTNPIPEEWGIDWITASPKPGSGYLLACQADELKYVVDDEFTLDCVAYDAVPPGRIFLQVESGRKESAQKAFALVMKNPERGLRLGIQLHKILGVE; encoded by the coding sequence ATGAGCGCGGTAGTTTACCCGGTCATTGAAATATTTGAAAGCATTCAGGGGGAAGGCACGCATATGGGAATGCCGGCAGCCTTCATCCGGCTGGCCGGCTGCAACCTGCGGTGCAAATGGTGCGATACCGCGAACGCTTTTGATCTCAAAAACGCAACATACCTCGCGCCCTCCCACATTGTCGCCAAAATAAAGCAAAAGCTGGTGGTAATTACCGGCGGCGAGCCGACGCTCCATGACCTTAAACCGCTTGTCGCCGCACTACATGAACGCGGCAAATATGTTGCCGTGGAAACAAACGGCACCAACCCCATTCCCGAGGAATGGGGCATTGACTGGATTACCGCTTCGCCCAAGCCGGGCAGCGGCTATCTGCTGGCCTGTCAGGCGGACGAGCTCAAGTATGTCGTCGATGACGAGTTTACCCTCGACTGCGTTGCCTATGACGCCGTCCCGCCCGGCCGCATCTTCTTGCAGGTGGAAAGCGGGCGGAAAGAATCGGCGCAAAAAGCGTTCGCCCTGGTCATGAAAAATCCCGAGCGCGGGCTGCGGCTCGGGATCCAACTGCATAAAATATTGGGAGTGGAATGA
- a CDS encoding amidase family protein, with product MSGNLTAVELIQWYLRRIDAYDKQGPKLNSVIYINPKALEEAAALDAKLATAGKLAGPLHGIPVLLKDNVNTKDMPTSAGSLSLEGYVPPEDASITKKLRNAGAIILAKVNLHEFAIWGETISSILGQTLNPYDLNRTPGGSSGGTGAALAANFGLLGLGTDTVNSIRSPASANNIVGIRPTLGLISRAGVVPYSFTQDVVGPMARTVADATKMLNVLVGYDPADEATAWSIGNAEKDYTVHLHASGLQGKRIGILRSFFGKDPVHAEVNKVANRAVEELKSFGATVVDLDTPDLDAGKIAAEISVHLYDLKPHLNAYLSAPNANTPVKSLEEIIKSGKYHPGIDANLKQAQALEHDDQYRIRLLKRAALQQRVMKIMADNNLDAIMFPHQKRLVVPTGGHVQVDRNGSLGAVTGFPSIVVPGGFSPPTETAKIGVPIGIEFLGRPWSEGILIEIAYGYEQGARHRKPPLTTPPLPGEP from the coding sequence TTGTCGGGTAACTTAACCGCAGTAGAACTGATCCAATGGTATTTGCGGCGGATTGACGCTTACGACAAGCAGGGTCCGAAGTTAAACTCCGTCATTTACATTAACCCCAAAGCGTTAGAAGAAGCAGCCGCACTGGACGCAAAACTGGCAACTGCCGGCAAACTTGCCGGCCCCCTGCACGGCATCCCGGTCCTGCTCAAAGATAATGTCAACACTAAAGACATGCCGACCTCGGCCGGGTCGTTAAGCCTTGAGGGCTACGTGCCGCCTGAGGATGCGTCCATTACCAAAAAGCTGCGTAACGCCGGCGCAATTATTCTCGCGAAAGTAAACCTCCATGAATTTGCCATATGGGGCGAAACCATCAGCTCTATTCTCGGCCAAACGTTGAACCCTTATGACTTGAACCGCACCCCCGGCGGTTCGAGCGGCGGAACGGGGGCGGCGCTTGCCGCTAACTTCGGCCTGCTCGGCCTCGGTACTGACACGGTAAACTCCATCCGTTCCCCCGCGTCCGCCAACAACATCGTCGGCATCCGCCCCACCCTCGGGCTAATAAGCCGCGCCGGCGTAGTCCCCTATTCTTTTACCCAGGACGTCGTTGGCCCGATGGCGCGCACCGTTGCCGACGCAACGAAAATGCTCAATGTATTGGTCGGTTATGACCCGGCGGACGAAGCTACCGCCTGGAGCATTGGCAATGCCGAAAAAGACTATACTGTCCATTTGCACGCAAGCGGCCTGCAAGGCAAGCGCATTGGCATCCTGCGCAGCTTTTTCGGCAAAGACCCGGTTCATGCGGAAGTAAACAAAGTTGCCAACCGGGCGGTTGAAGAGCTAAAATCATTTGGTGCGACCGTCGTAGACCTTGACACTCCTGACCTTGATGCGGGGAAAATCGCCGCCGAAATCAGTGTGCATCTCTATGACCTCAAACCTCACCTCAACGCTTACCTTTCCGCTCCGAACGCCAATACGCCCGTAAAATCGCTTGAAGAGATCATTAAATCCGGCAAGTATCACCCCGGCATCGACGCCAACCTTAAACAGGCCCAAGCGCTGGAACATGACGACCAATACCGCATTCGCCTGCTTAAACGCGCTGCCCTACAGCAGCGGGTAATGAAAATCATGGCCGATAATAATTTGGATGCCATAATGTTCCCCCACCAAAAGCGGCTGGTCGTTCCCACCGGCGGCCATGTGCAGGTCGACCGCAACGGCAGCCTCGGCGCGGTCACCGGCTTTCCTTCCATCGTCGTCCCCGGCGGCTTCTCCCCGCCGACTGAAACCGCCAAAATCGGCGTCCCGATCGGCATCGAATTTCTCGGCCGTCCTTGGAGCGAAGGAATACTTATCGAAATCGCCTACGGCTACGAACAAGGCGCCAGACACCGCAAACCGCCGCTAACCACCCCGCCGCTGCCTGGGGAACCGTAG
- a CDS encoding DUF438 domain-containing protein, with amino-acid sequence MSELINNREYRKQAIREIIMDLHAGRPVEEVKARFDKLVRNLAPGELSLIEQSLINEGLPIEEVQRLCDVHAAVFRDALKRSAEPETAPGHPVHTFKEENRALEKVMDTEIAPLVDELRRTPAEAAGPLALKLAEKLNLLGDVDKHYSRKENLLFPYLEKYEITGPPKVMWGVDDENRQRLKAAKAVAVNFRPDRKDELIAKVEEAVHHLKEMIFKEEKILFPMALETLAEDEWQQILVDSDEIGYCLIEPAQGWKPVRESVQDRETIADSGSRDHIRFSTGMLTPQEIERIFTHLPVDITFVDKNDVVKFFSATQERIFARTRTVIGRRVENCHPPASVHIVEKLVDDFKSGRKDHEDFWLHFAGKYVLIRYYAVRDEKGEYLGTLEVTQDIRPIQAITGEKRIAD; translated from the coding sequence ATGAGTGAGCTGATCAACAACCGCGAATACCGCAAACAAGCCATCCGCGAGATTATTATGGATCTCCATGCCGGCCGGCCGGTGGAAGAGGTCAAGGCCCGTTTCGATAAACTGGTGCGGAACCTGGCACCGGGCGAGTTGTCCCTCATTGAGCAGTCGCTTATCAATGAAGGGCTGCCAATCGAAGAAGTGCAGCGGCTATGCGATGTTCATGCCGCTGTCTTTCGCGACGCACTAAAGCGGTCGGCCGAACCGGAAACGGCGCCGGGCCACCCGGTTCATACCTTTAAGGAAGAGAACCGGGCCCTGGAAAAGGTGATGGACACTGAAATCGCTCCGCTAGTGGACGAACTACGCCGCACTCCGGCCGAGGCCGCCGGGCCGTTAGCTCTTAAACTGGCGGAGAAGCTAAACCTCCTGGGGGATGTGGACAAACACTACAGCCGCAAGGAAAACCTGCTCTTTCCCTATCTAGAGAAATATGAAATTACCGGTCCGCCCAAAGTGATGTGGGGCGTGGACGACGAAAACCGGCAGCGCTTGAAGGCCGCCAAAGCGGTGGCCGTAAACTTCCGGCCCGACCGCAAGGATGAACTGATTGCCAAAGTGGAAGAGGCGGTTCACCATCTCAAAGAGATGATTTTCAAGGAAGAAAAAATCCTCTTTCCCATGGCGCTGGAGACGCTGGCCGAGGACGAATGGCAGCAAATCCTGGTGGATAGCGATGAAATCGGCTATTGTCTTATCGAACCGGCCCAAGGCTGGAAGCCGGTGCGGGAGAGTGTGCAGGACCGGGAGACGATCGCCGATAGCGGCAGCCGGGACCATATTCGTTTTTCGACCGGCATGCTGACGCCGCAGGAAATTGAGCGGATTTTTACCCACCTCCCGGTAGACATAACCTTTGTCGACAAAAACGATGTCGTCAAGTTTTTTTCCGCGACCCAAGAGCGCATTTTTGCCCGCACCCGCACGGTTATCGGTCGGCGGGTCGAAAACTGCCACCCGCCGGCCAGCGTCCACATTGTCGAGAAGCTGGTGGACGACTTCAAAAGCGGCCGCAAGGACCACGAGGACTTTTGGCTACACTTTGCCGGCAAGTATGTGCTGATCCGCTACTATGCCGTGCGCGACGAAAAGGGCGAATACCTGGGCACGCTGGAAGTGACCCAGGATATCCGGCCCATCCAGGCCATTACCGGCGAAAAGCGCATTGCGGATTGA
- a CDS encoding colicin immunity domain-containing protein gives MTTEAQRLKALCLSFLAREMDAADYVEAFDEAYDEVEDKLTDEEYEIFDQVSMENEMFALDDAEDEADFGIDEDELRARVKQHLASLPE, from the coding sequence ATGACCACTGAAGCACAACGATTAAAAGCGCTTTGCCTGTCCTTCCTGGCACGCGAAATGGATGCCGCCGATTATGTCGAAGCATTCGACGAGGCCTACGATGAAGTGGAGGATAAGCTTACCGACGAAGAGTATGAGATTTTTGACCAAGTTAGCATGGAAAACGAGATGTTTGCCCTTGATGACGCGGAAGACGAAGCCGATTTCGGGATTGATGAGGATGAACTGCGGGCGCGGGTAAAGCAGCACCTTGCCAGCCTGCCGGAATAG
- the queC gene encoding 7-cyano-7-deazaguanine synthase QueC yields MFGLNKEIALVVFSGGQDSTTCLFWAMKHFKGVEAVTFDYGQRHRAEIECAQKIAAEQGISHTILDLSLLNQLAPSALTRKDIEVRVGENGSLPTTFVPGRNLLFLSFAAVLARQKNIRHIVTGVCETDFSGYPDCRDAFIKSLNVTIQLAMDYQFVIHTPLMWLNKAETWQLADELGVLDYIRTNTLTCYHGVIGDGCGQCPACRLRAAGLAAYLEQKGRTK; encoded by the coding sequence ATGTTCGGATTAAATAAGGAAATCGCCCTTGTTGTTTTCAGCGGGGGACAGGACAGCACTACCTGTCTGTTTTGGGCCATGAAACATTTCAAGGGGGTTGAAGCGGTCACGTTTGATTACGGGCAGCGGCACCGGGCAGAAATTGAATGCGCGCAAAAAATCGCCGCCGAACAAGGTATTTCACATACCATTCTCGACCTGTCTTTATTAAACCAGCTTGCGCCCAGCGCGTTGACGCGCAAGGATATTGAGGTCCGGGTCGGGGAAAACGGCAGTCTGCCGACAACTTTCGTGCCGGGACGCAATCTCTTGTTTTTATCGTTTGCCGCCGTGCTCGCCCGCCAAAAAAACATCCGGCATATCGTTACCGGGGTCTGTGAAACCGATTTCAGCGGCTATCCTGACTGCCGGGACGCATTTATCAAATCGCTTAATGTTACTATCCAGCTGGCAATGGACTACCAGTTTGTCATCCATACACCCTTAATGTGGCTTAATAAAGCGGAAACCTGGCAGCTGGCCGACGAACTCGGGGTACTGGATTATATCCGCACCAACACGCTTACATGTTATCACGGCGTTATCGGCGACGGCTGCGGCCAATGTCCGGCGTGCCGGTTGCGCGCCGCCGGGCTGGCAGCATACTTAGAGCAGAAAGGAAGGACGAAATAA
- the queD gene encoding 6-carboxytetrahydropterin synthase QueD, with the protein MRQPTVRTTKIFTFDAAHFLPGHQGKCANMHGHTYRLEVTVERKAGGVASGGPEDGMVIDFGRLNAIIKEQIIEKLDHKILNECFPFRPTSENMALYIFDYLNTALASDDVKVVRVVLWETPTSYAEVSV; encoded by the coding sequence ATGCGCCAGCCTACCGTGCGTACCACCAAAATCTTTACGTTTGACGCCGCCCATTTCCTGCCCGGCCATCAGGGCAAATGCGCCAATATGCACGGCCACACCTACCGGTTGGAGGTAACGGTGGAAAGAAAAGCCGGCGGCGTCGCCTCAGGCGGGCCGGAAGACGGCATGGTCATCGATTTTGGCCGGCTGAACGCAATAATTAAAGAACAGATTATCGAAAAGCTTGATCATAAAATATTGAACGAATGTTTCCCGTTCCGCCCTACGTCGGAAAATATGGCCCTGTACATCTTTGATTATCTGAACACCGCCCTTGCAAGCGACGACGTTAAGGTCGTCCGGGTTGTTTTGTGGGAGACCCCTACCTCATATGCGGAGGTTTCGGTATGA